One Malania oleifera isolate guangnan ecotype guangnan chromosome 9, ASM2987363v1, whole genome shotgun sequence DNA segment encodes these proteins:
- the LOC131164131 gene encoding F-box protein At1g10780-like, whose product MDSLPDALVQYILSHISSARDVAACTCVSKRWKDSIPFIKSLYFPRNSFDNHFSRGSPENIVGNMIASIVQLEELVVYCPFYGAGLASWLALAGPSLRHLELRMDNLSEQQVWFENPSKIDCIGAARNLESLKLWGVLMTQSPKWDVFHKLLNLEIVGVRLEDPALSDALRACPNLTHLLLLGCEGLRSISIELPKLEHCKLDFYGPGNCFLSLTSTKLEFLEVQGCGWIRVHETRCLKILSVANNSGKVFMVDFRNLGSLEFLSIRGIQWSWDAIQKMLEWASEVKHLYMKVEFTGDFDTLQPFPEIDFVEFFNNHPKLQKFDIHGAMFAALCQKNSLKNVDSSFVIPCLEEAVITIRSPLNAEQKMSTLESLVKYGKSLKKMVIKILQMKSTHNSMDDFFEEICRFRYMNRKIVRIE is encoded by the exons ATGGACTCTCTTCCCGATGCCTTGGTCCAATACATTTTGTCTCATATAAGCAGCGCTCGGGATGTGGCAGCGTGCACTTGTGTGTCCAAGCGGTGGAAGGATTCCATTCCTTTCATCAAGAGCCTCTACTTCCCCCGCAATTCTTTTGACAACCATTTCAGTCGGGGCAGTCCTGAGAATATTGTGGGGAATATGATTGCCTCTATTGTTCAATTGGAAGAGCTGGTTGTATACTGTCCTTTCTATGGTGCAGGCCTTGCTTCTTGGCTGGCACTGGCAGGCCCATCCCTCCGGCATCTTGAGCTCCGCATGGACAATCTTTCTGAGCAGCAAGTCTGGTTTGAAAATCCCTCGAAAATTGATTGCATTGGAGCTGCAAGGAATCTGGAGTCACTAAAGCTTTGGGGTGTTCTAATGACTCAATCGCCCAAGTGGGATGTCTTTCACAAACTTCTAAATCTTGAAATAGTTGGTGTGAGATTAGAGGACCCTGCACTGTCTGATGCACTTCGAGCATGTCCTAATCTGACCCATCTATTGCTACTTGGTTGTGAAGGGTTGAGATCAATTTCAATTGAGTTACCAAAACTGGAGCACTGTAAGCTTGATTTTTATGGCCCGGGAAACTGTTTCCTTTCTCTCACTTCCACGAAGCTTGAATTTCTCGAGGTGCAAGGTTGTGGTTGGATAAGGGTTCATGAGACCCGTTGCTTAAAGATTCTCTCCGTTGCCAATAATTCTG GGAAAGTCTTCATGGTAGATTTTAGAAATCTTGGATCTCTAGAGTTTTTATCAATTAGGGGGATCCAATGGAGTTGGGATGCCATTCAAAAAATGCTTGAATGGGCAAGTGAGGTGAAGCATCTCTATATGAAGGTGGAATTCACTGGGGATTTTGATACCCTCCAGCCTTTCCCAGAGATTGACTTTGTTGAATTCTTTAATAACCATCCTAAGCTTCAGAAGTTTGACATTCATGGTGCCATGTTTGCTGCTCTTTGCCAGAAGAACAGCCTGAAAAAT GTGGATTCAAGTTTTGTAATTCCGTGTTTGGAGGAAGCCGTGATCACGATAAGATCGCCATTAAACGCTGAACAGAAGATGAGCACGCTTGAGTCACTGGTGAAGTATGGGAAGAGTCTAAAGAAGATGGTGATAAAGATTCTCCAAATGAAGAGCACTCACAACAGTATGGATGATTTCTTTGAAGAGATTTGCAGGTTTAGATACATGAATCGCAAAATTGTTCGAATAGAATAA